One Carassius carassius chromosome 28, fCarCar2.1, whole genome shotgun sequence genomic window carries:
- the LOC132107917 gene encoding NLR family CARD domain-containing protein 3-like, whose product MAVGSCSTEIQQRRVELVEDYSKHLTHLLDVLFNVGAVTEEDLSFIKGSAVRGERECMRVLLDVLNGRGEESCRAFFYVLPSVQDMTAKLGQATRQEHLKKHKDILARQHGLVDYLSIRRQTLGQDESGCWTEITFSRQAGYASSSQCRHESAGVGDASRTRVDEICIFKDLYENLLCNPASGVNMLSGVAGSGKTTVVRRLVREWAAETNSSKTVLSLSFLELNLITHEQSLQDLLSDHYIHLKPFLPELLNSNPTQFLLILDGLDEFCYPLNFEHTPKCSDPDRLQPIQSIVVNLIKGNLLPGMSIFLTSRPHAVTKVPPILVSQFYSLLGFSVAQQKQYFEQNCSSPEAAKAVWASVSSHKPLLLMCHIPAFCWIMSTTLHDGGSCLCPDTAGANSGEKGGLEEANQPNSLLGPSEENSKPVTISEIYCCFVKSILLFHVQGRSDGPSLQHAPHVLGEMQPILKSLGAMAFKGLLERRFIFESSDLNSFNLDNTKLSQVFLSEILKEDRASLTFEKGFHFIHTSLQEFLAALYYALQLLSGSDPFSGLRPSTGRYIQNAFKQMASAINKFSRPHRLFCRRIKKALRCGERHQSGHMDLFCRFVCGLLVPRTRLILNGFFPDGPKMHLLHCQPSPDPTPPFLLHLLHSQLQSSTLSLERQVNIYHCLYEAQDPGLSQRLQSWMKVLSQQALDQSVSVNRDWSELAFLLQLTPDLQVLNLDAQGLDADGLRRLLPVLPLFSTLSLGQNPLGSDGASVLSLVLRNPDCRIQRLWVVATGLGCEGLKILVEALKENRTVTDLRMAINKIGDVGAGYLAELLKTNRTLTDIRLRDNLVTDKGAEVLMAALKENTTLEYLWLFDNKLTKDGVKKLKEFAKTRPNLDIKACV is encoded by the exons ATGGCTGTAGGATCCTGTAGCACAGAGATTCAACAGCGTCGCGTGGAGTTGGTGGAGGACTACAGCAAACACCTGACACACCTTCTGGACGTGCTGTTTAATGTGGGGGCAGTGACCGAGGAGGACCTCAGTTTTATTAAAGGTTCTGCTGTTCGAGGAGAGAGAGAATGTATGAGAGTTCTGCTGGATGTGCTAAATGGGAGAGGAGAAGAATCATGCAGGGCTTTCTTCTACGTACTACCAAGTGTTCAAGATATGACCGCCAAACTAGGACAGGCCACCAGGCAAGAGCATCTCAAAAAACACAAGGACATCTTGGCTAGACAGCATGGCCTGGTGGACTATCTCAGCATCAGAAGACAGACTTTAGGACAGGATGAGAGTGGGTGCTGGACTGAAATCACTTTTTCAAGACAAGCTGGTTATGCATCGTCTTCTCAATGCCGACATGAGTCAGCAGGAGTtggggatgcctccaggacacgAGTAGATGAGATCTGCATTTTCAAGGACCTGTATGAGAATCTGCTGTGCAACCCAGCGAGTGGTGTGAACATGCTGTCAGGAGTTGCTGGAAGTGGGAAAACCACGGTTGTGAGACGCCTGGTGCGAGAGTGGGCTGCAGAAACCAATTCGTCCAAGACTGTCCTATCTCTGTCCTTTCTTGAGTTGAACCTCATAACTCATGAGCAGAGCTTGCAGGACCTGCTCTCGGatcactacattcacctgaaacCTTTCCTGCCCGAGTTACTGAACTCAAACCCAACACAGTTTTTACTCATCTTAGATGGTCTGGATGAGTTCTGCTACCCTCTTAATTTCGAACATACTCCTAAGTGTTCAGATCCTGATCGGTTGCAGCCTATACAATCCATTGTGGTCAACTTAATCAAGGGAAATCTGCTTCCAGGAATGTCCATTTTCCTTACTTCACGACCTCATGCGGTCACCAAAGTCCCTCCAATTCTGGTCAGCCAGTTTTACAGTCTGCTCGGTTTCTCTGTAGCTCAACAGAAGCAGTACTTTGAGCAGAACTGCAGTTCTCCTGAGGCTGCCAAGGCAGTGTGGGCTTCGGTGTCGTCCCATAAACCCCTTCTACTCATGTGCCACATTCCTGCATTCTGTTGGATCATGTCCACCACCTTGCATGATGGTGGCTCCTGCCTTTGTCCCGATACTGCAGGTGCCAATTCAGGAGAAAAAGGAGGCCTTGAGGAAGCCAACCAACCAAACTCTTTATTAGGACCTTCTGAGGAGAACTCCAAACCAGTCACCATCTCTGAAATCTACTGCTGCTTTGTTAAATCCATCTTGCTATTCCATGTGCAAGGGCGTAGCGACGGCCCCTCACTTCAGCATGCCCCTCACGTCCTTGGGGAAATGCAGCCTATTCTCAAAAGCCTGGGAGCTATGGCCTTCAAAGGTCTCCTGGAGAGGCGGTTTATCTTTGAAAGCTCTGATTTGAACTCTTTTAATCTGGATAACACCAAACTCTCACAGGTGTTCCTCTCTGAGATACTTAAAGAGGACCGAGCGTCCCTCACCTTTGAAAAGGGCTTTCATTTTATCCACACCAGCTTGCAGGAGTTTCTGGCAGCCCTGTACTATGCTCTCCAGTTGCTCTCAGGATCAGATCCATTTTCAGGCCTCAGGCCAAGCACAGGCCGCTATATCCAGAATGCATTTAAGCAAATGGCATCAGCCATTAACAAATTCAGCAGACCGCATCGTCTCTTCTGCAGACGCATTAAGAAAGCTCTTCGCTGTGGTGAACGACATCAGTCTGGACACATGGATCTTTTCTGCAG GTTTGTATGCGGCCTGCTGGTTCCCAGAACACGTCTCATCCTAAATGGATTTTTCCCTGATGGGCCCAAGATGCATCTGCTCCATTGCCAGCCCTCTCCAGACCCGACTCCACCTTTCCTTCTCCATCTGTTACACTCCCAACTCCAGAGCTCCACCCTCAGCCTGGAGAGGCAGGTCAATATTTACCACTGTCTATATGAGGCCCAGGACCCTGGTTTGTCACAGCGGCTACAGAGTTGGATGAAAGTTCTTTCACAGCAGGCCTTAGATCAGTCCGTTTCGGTAAACCGGGACTGGAGTGAGCTGGCTTTCCTGTTACAGCTCACTCCAGACCTGCAGGTTTTAAATTTAGATGCTCAAGGACTCGATGCTGACGGACTACGCCGGCTCCTACCAGTCCTTCCACTTTTTTCAACGCTCAG CCTGGGCCAGAATCCTCTTGGTTCAGACGGAGCGTCTGTGTTATCTCTTGTCCTGAGAAACCCAGATTGTCGAATTCAGAGGCTGTG GGTGGTTGCGACAGGACTTGGCTGTGAAGGCCTGAAGATCCTTGTAGAAGCGCTGAAAGAAAATCGTACTGTGACTGATCTCAG AATGGCCATAAATAAAATTGGAGATGTTGGAGCTGGTTACCTTGCAGAATTGTTGAAGACAAATCGCACACTGACGGATATCAG ACTTCGTGACAACCTAGTGACAGACAAAGGAGCAGAAGTCCTCATGGCTGCCCTGAAAGAGAACACTACATTAGAGTATCTGTG GTTGTTTGACAACAAGTTAACCAAAGATGGCGTCAAGAAACTGAAAGAATTTGCAAAGACCAGACCAAACCTTGATATTAAAGCTTGTGTCTGA